Proteins encoded together in one Cicer arietinum cultivar CDC Frontier isolate Library 1 chromosome 4, Cicar.CDCFrontier_v2.0, whole genome shotgun sequence window:
- the LOC101514895 gene encoding CAAX prenyl protease 2 isoform X1: protein MSQTMSSSPLGFQQQSSAMEFQNDAVSKPISLIACIAMALLYVVTLYAPTVLLRLPPPSSFTNYMIRRFLCAVVSTTISLFLSPLILPVQTMDLPYILGVYGIRMDHMWQAMVLPLALTSLMYAGSLFLKSLLLLDFMRHHTAFDGGLSFDSFKCASTRFIDWLSAISSNVLTWRNYVVAPLTEELVFRACMIPILFCGGFKAYSAMILCPIFFSLAHLNHFMEIYVKQNYRIRKAAMIIGLQLGYTVIFGSYASFLFIRTGHLAAPLVAHVYCNFMGLPVLYSQRSGIVSLAFIMGFLGFLWLLFPMTSPDLYNDRIDNCSCWQGYCSWREKMPMS from the exons ATGAGTCAAACTATGTCCTCTTCTCCTCTAGGGTTCCAGCAACAATCTTCCGCAATGGAGTTCCAAAACGACGCCGTTTCCAAACCCATTTCACTCATCGCTTGCATTGCGATGGCGTTACTTTACGTCGTCACCTTATACGCTCCCACTGTGCTCCTCCGTCTCCCACCTCCTTCTTCTTTCACCAACTACATGATCCGACGCTTCCTATGCGCCGTCGTTTCAACCACTATCTCCCTCTTTCTCTCTCCTCTCATTCTTCCC GTGCAAACTATGGACTTGCCATACATTTTGGGTGTTTATGGCATTCGAATGGATCACATG TGGCAGGCTATGGTCCTTCCTCTTGCCTTGACCTCTCTAATGTATGCTGGGTCTTTGTTCCTCAAGTCTCTTCTGTTGCTCGATTTTATGAGACATCACACAGCTTTTGATGGCGGGCTTTCTTTTGATTCCTTCAAATGTGCCTCAACGAGATTTATTGACTGGTTGTCTGCAATTTCGTCGAATGTTTTGACTTGGCGAAACTATGTTGTG GCACCCCTTACTGAGGAGTTGGTGTTTAGAGCATGCATGATACCTATACTTTTCTGTGGAGGGTTTAAAGCATACAGTGCCATGATTCTTTGCCCCATTTTCTTCAGCCTAG CTCATTTAAATCATTTCATGGAGATATATGTCAAACAAAACTACAGAATAAGGAAGGCTGCTATGATTATAG GACTCCAGCTTGGCTATACTGTTATCTTTGGGTCATATGCTTCTTTCCTTTTCATTCGAACTG GACATCTTGCTGCTCCTTTAGTTGCTCATGTATATTGTAACTTTATGGGCTTGCCTGTATTATATTCACAGAGAAGTG GGATTGTAAGTCTAGCATTCATAATGGGATTCCTGGGCTTCTTGTGGCTTCTTTTCCCAATGACAAGCCCAGATTTGTATAATGATAGAATCGATAATTGCAGTTGTTGGCAAGGGTACTGCTCATGGAGAGAAAAAATGCCAATGTCCTAG
- the LOC101514895 gene encoding CAAX prenyl protease 2 isoform X2: MSQTMSSSPLGFQQQSSAMEFQNDAVSKPISLIACIAMALLYVVTLYAPTVLLRLPPPSSFTNYMIRRFLCAVVSTTISLFLSPLILPVQTMDLPYILGVYGIRMDHMWQAMVLPLALTSLMYAGSLFLKSLLLLDFMRHHTAFDGGLSFDSFKCASTRFIDWLSAISSNVLTWRNYVVAPLTEELVFRACMIPILFCGGFKAYSAMILCPIFFSLAHLNHFMEIYVKQNYRIRKAAMIIGLQLGYTVIFGSYASFLFIRTGWICAG, encoded by the exons ATGAGTCAAACTATGTCCTCTTCTCCTCTAGGGTTCCAGCAACAATCTTCCGCAATGGAGTTCCAAAACGACGCCGTTTCCAAACCCATTTCACTCATCGCTTGCATTGCGATGGCGTTACTTTACGTCGTCACCTTATACGCTCCCACTGTGCTCCTCCGTCTCCCACCTCCTTCTTCTTTCACCAACTACATGATCCGACGCTTCCTATGCGCCGTCGTTTCAACCACTATCTCCCTCTTTCTCTCTCCTCTCATTCTTCCC GTGCAAACTATGGACTTGCCATACATTTTGGGTGTTTATGGCATTCGAATGGATCACATG TGGCAGGCTATGGTCCTTCCTCTTGCCTTGACCTCTCTAATGTATGCTGGGTCTTTGTTCCTCAAGTCTCTTCTGTTGCTCGATTTTATGAGACATCACACAGCTTTTGATGGCGGGCTTTCTTTTGATTCCTTCAAATGTGCCTCAACGAGATTTATTGACTGGTTGTCTGCAATTTCGTCGAATGTTTTGACTTGGCGAAACTATGTTGTG GCACCCCTTACTGAGGAGTTGGTGTTTAGAGCATGCATGATACCTATACTTTTCTGTGGAGGGTTTAAAGCATACAGTGCCATGATTCTTTGCCCCATTTTCTTCAGCCTAG CTCATTTAAATCATTTCATGGAGATATATGTCAAACAAAACTACAGAATAAGGAAGGCTGCTATGATTATAG GACTCCAGCTTGGCTATACTGTTATCTTTGGGTCATATGCTTCTTTCCTTTTCATTCGAACTG GGTGGATCTGTGCAGGATGA